The halophilic archaeon DL31 nucleotide sequence ATTACGCCTATTGTTCCTGTAGAGAGACGTAATGCCAAGAGACCGACGACCAGACAAGGTTGAAATAGAGGAGCTTGAGAAGCAATTAGCGAGAGCTAGTAACGGAGATGTGACTCCACTTTCACAGGCAGTGGCGACATATGAGATACGGTTAGCGTCAGCACACGAATCAGGTGAATCCAACCGCTACCGAGGAATCTCCAGAGAGTATCAAGAGCAACTCATCACTGTTCTTGACGATGCGACACAGACGGAAGGCTGGGGATTGCTCAAAGGGTTTCTTGATGCATATCATCCGAATACAACCGAGGACTTCCCCCATGTGACGACGGTTCTGCAGAACGTCACTGGTCGGTATCTTATTCGAACACGCTTGTCAGAGGATATTAATGAAATTCCTGTTGCTGCATTAGAGTTCTTTAGTTCGATTCTTGACCAAATTGACGGGGACGGATACGACTTCATCAATGAAGGACTTCACCCGTATGGGTGGGGAATTGGCCATCCAGACCATGCAGTTGCGGATAACATTCACCAACATGCCTCTACAAACATTTTCGTGGTGAATCCAATGTTGGAACACGCTTTTTATGCTGACCAGCATTCGGCAATGGACTTACTTGAGCAGATTGTGCGTGATGACTCCATTGACCGAAGTCTTCCCCATACAACTGGCCAAATCTCAGAAACTCGTTATTTATTGGACGCACCTGCAGGAGCAGTTAGTGATTTTGAACCAACAATTCCGCGCTATTGGGACTGGCAGAAAGAGCTTGATTATGAATTTGAGCTTGACGAGGACGTTGAGCGACGGATTCGAGACATTGTTACTGAGCGAAATATCGAATCTGACCTGCCCGATGACTGGGGAATTGCTGACTTGATTATCTGATTTACTGGCTCCTTGACAGATTGGTTTTGAATAATTTTATATGAACATTCTACATTTACTACGGTTGGCATAGCTCTCAACCAGCCAAATATTCAGATAAAACGTGTAGAGGTCTCTCCCGGCGCAGACCTATACATTCTATCCAGCTTTCGATGCCGAAAATGCGACACAGTTCATACTGGAGGTCACGATGAACCACCGTGTCCAGATAGCAAAGTAGATTGAGGATAATAGTCCAAACACTAAATGAAAATGAGGCAAAAATGCACGATGAATCTGACAACTGGTGTCAGGCGGGAGTGTAGAGCTCAACCAACTGCGCTATAACCCCTAAACCGGGTGTTATAGCTTGTTTTATAACTGCACCTCTATAATATTTTTAGTATTCTATCCTTATAAGTATTACCCTAATTAAATGGATGATTGGTGTGGATAA carries:
- a CDS encoding hypothetical protein (KEGG: hwa:HQ1889A hypothetical protein) translates to MPRDRRPDKVEIEELEKQLARASNGDVTPLSQAVATYEIRLASAHESGESNRYRGISREYQEQLITVLDDATQTEGWGLLKGFLDAYHPNTTEDFPHVTTVLQNVTGRYLIRTRLSEDINEIPVAALEFFSSILDQIDGDGYDFINEGLHPYGWGIGHPDHAVADNIHQHASTNIFVVNPMLEHAFYADQHSAMDLLEQIVRDDSIDRSLPHTTGQISETRYLLDAPAGAVSDFEPTIPRYWDWQKELDYEFELDEDVERRIRDIVTERNIESDLPDDWGIADLII